CCAGGTCCGATCGCCCGTCGAATGACAGGGCCGGCAGCGTATCGGTGAGTTTGCCGTGCTGGACGCAGACCCGGCCCATGCCGTCGATGCCCACGCCGACTTCGAGCGTGGACCGCAGCGCAGCCCCCGATGCCAGTTCGTCGGCTTGCTGATCGGCTGAGGCACGCTCGAGGACGAAGGGCACGCCCTCTTCCTCCATGCCCGCAAGCACCTGTTTCTCGACAGGGCCCTGCAAGGCGCTGACGACGAGAATCGCCGGCTTGGCGGCCTGTCCCCCCTCACGCCCCTCACGCATGATGACCCTGCCCGTCGGCGACAGCGACACGGCCCTTCGCCCTGTCCTTGCCGGCACTCGGCTGGCGCGCTCCATAAGCGGCCACGAGGCCCGAGGCCACCGCATTGCGCGGCCCTTCGGTGCCCCGCACAT
This window of the Selenomonadales bacterium genome carries:
- a CDS encoding glycerol dehydratase reactivase beta/small subunit family protein yields the protein MREGREGGQAAKPAILVVSALQGPVEKQVLAGMEEEGVPFVLERASADQQADELASGAALRSTLEVGVGIDGMGRVCVQHGKLTDTLPALSFDGRSDLALARSAGHNAARIVVGLPLRLS